From Roseibium alexandrii DFL-11, the proteins below share one genomic window:
- a CDS encoding TRAP transporter substrate-binding protein, giving the protein MDRRSFIKKAGLGAGGIAAGSALAAPAIAQGTKDMVIVSTWPRDFPGLGIPAQRLAARIAELTEGRINVQYFAAGERVGAFDSFDEVASGNAQAYIGADYYWKGKHPGWAAFTAVPFGLTFTEMDAWIKFGGGQELWDELAGEFGLKNFAMGNTGVQMGGWFNKEIETADDLKGLKMRIPGQGGDVMAKLGASPVSLPGGQIYENLVSGAIDATEWVGPFNDYFMKFYEAAKYYYFPGMHEPGAQLAMGINKAWWDTLDATDQAIIQAACNEENSLTMAETNANNGVYLNRLINEHGVELREFNDEIYDAFGEAAQEVLEEAMDHSPMAKKIFESFINARKDIGSWMAISDVAYSNKRNRVLGIPS; this is encoded by the coding sequence ATGGATCGTCGTTCGTTTATCAAAAAAGCTGGTCTTGGTGCTGGTGGTATTGCTGCAGGTTCTGCTCTTGCAGCTCCGGCCATCGCGCAGGGCACCAAGGACATGGTCATTGTGTCAACCTGGCCGCGGGACTTCCCGGGTCTTGGTATTCCGGCTCAGCGTCTTGCAGCTCGCATTGCAGAGCTAACCGAAGGCCGCATCAACGTTCAGTACTTCGCCGCTGGCGAGCGCGTTGGTGCTTTCGACTCCTTCGATGAAGTTGCTTCCGGCAACGCGCAGGCTTACATCGGCGCAGATTACTACTGGAAAGGTAAGCACCCGGGTTGGGCTGCGTTTACTGCAGTACCGTTCGGTCTCACCTTCACCGAAATGGACGCCTGGATTAAGTTTGGCGGCGGTCAGGAGCTTTGGGATGAGCTTGCAGGTGAATTCGGCCTCAAGAACTTCGCAATGGGTAACACCGGCGTTCAGATGGGCGGGTGGTTCAACAAGGAAATCGAGACAGCTGACGACCTGAAAGGTCTGAAGATGCGTATTCCGGGTCAGGGCGGCGACGTCATGGCGAAACTCGGTGCATCTCCGGTTTCTCTGCCGGGCGGCCAGATCTACGAAAACCTCGTTTCCGGTGCTATTGACGCAACCGAGTGGGTTGGTCCGTTCAACGACTACTTCATGAAGTTCTACGAAGCGGCGAAGTACTACTACTTCCCGGGCATGCACGAGCCGGGCGCACAGCTGGCCATGGGCATCAACAAGGCATGGTGGGATACACTTGACGCGACTGATCAAGCGATCATTCAGGCTGCGTGTAACGAAGAAAACTCCCTTACCATGGCTGAGACGAACGCCAACAACGGTGTTTACCTCAACCGCCTGATCAACGAGCACGGCGTTGAGCTGCGTGAATTCAACGACGAAATCTATGATGCGTTCGGTGAAGCAGCTCAGGAAGTTCTCGAAGAGGCAATGGACCATTCTCCGATGGCCAAGAAAATCTTCGAAAGCTTCATCAATGCCCGCAAGGACATCGGCAGCTGGATGGCAATTTCCGACGTTGCATACAGCAACAAGCGGAACCGCGTGTTGGGCATCCCTTCATAA
- a CDS encoding TRAP transporter small permease subunit, whose translation MTALDSVQDGSPAMNTGTGPTPESARLFRLFGWGVLAIMAAYLLNNYLTYWQDLPGIAPIYGGAANGSLPIVWSWLQLAVYAGFLAAVFVYVMRSTTPLRVDSGRISNINTFIIRAAFFAVLIVGLMDSAISFLRIEELLPAIVGQDLADELGKSRFRGAYVHMPLIALSIVIAAFTRTLGFTWLALLVVVAELAIVIGRFVFSYEQAFLADLVRFWYAALFLFASAYTLLEEGHVRVDVFYAGMAPKTKGYVNAIGSVVLGMSLCTTILVLGMGGKQNIINSPILAYEVTQAGFGLYVKYLMAGFLGVFATSMMIQFVAYFLDAIADIRGEPGGRDHENHPVN comes from the coding sequence ATGACTGCCTTGGACAGTGTTCAAGACGGATCTCCAGCCATGAATACCGGCACGGGACCAACACCAGAAAGCGCGCGTCTTTTCCGCCTGTTCGGTTGGGGCGTACTGGCCATAATGGCCGCATATCTGTTGAACAATTACCTGACGTATTGGCAAGATTTGCCTGGCATTGCGCCCATTTATGGTGGTGCTGCAAACGGGTCGCTGCCGATCGTCTGGTCTTGGTTGCAATTGGCTGTTTACGCCGGTTTTTTGGCTGCCGTGTTCGTTTATGTGATGCGGAGTACAACACCGCTGCGCGTCGACAGCGGGCGGATCAGCAACATCAACACCTTCATAATTAGGGCCGCATTTTTTGCGGTTTTGATCGTTGGATTGATGGACAGCGCCATCTCGTTCCTGCGGATTGAGGAGCTGCTGCCTGCCATTGTTGGGCAAGACCTGGCAGACGAGCTTGGCAAGTCGCGGTTCCGCGGCGCCTACGTTCATATGCCGCTGATAGCCCTGTCGATTGTGATTGCCGCCTTTACAAGAACGCTCGGGTTTACCTGGCTCGCACTGCTTGTGGTGGTGGCCGAGCTGGCCATCGTGATTGGCCGTTTTGTGTTCTCCTACGAGCAGGCCTTCCTCGCCGACTTGGTGCGCTTTTGGTACGCAGCACTCTTCCTGTTCGCGAGTGCCTATACGCTGCTTGAAGAAGGGCACGTTCGAGTGGATGTGTTTTATGCCGGTATGGCTCCGAAGACCAAAGGCTACGTCAACGCGATCGGGTCGGTTGTACTCGGCATGAGCCTTTGCACGACGATCCTTGTTCTCGGCATGGGCGGAAAACAGAACATCATCAACAGCCCGATCCTGGCCTACGAAGTGACACAGGCAGGATTTGGTCTTTACGTGAAATACCTCATGGCCGGTTTTCTGGGAGTGTTTGCCACCTCCATGATGATTCAGTTCGTGGCCTATTTCCTGGACGCCATTGCCGACATTCGCGGTGAACCTGGCGGACGGGATCACGAAAACCACCCTGTTAACTAG
- a CDS encoding TRAP transporter large permease subunit produces the protein MELFFLLLLVVIMAFALGCGFPVAFALPGAAIITIGLAAGVGALFGGGADAFFHSGSAAQWLSAGVTNFRGIYWEAERDTLIAIPLFVFMGIMLQRSKIAEDLLVTMARLFGPVPGGLGISVVFVGALLAATTGIVGATVVAMGLISLPAMLRNKYSVPLATGTIAASGTLGQIIPPSIVLIILADQLASAVDQAGSIRQALYKDNTGELSMPSDFSVVSTSAGEMFLGAFLPGLVLVGLYMLFILGFALLKPSAAPAVHEEGTFTRQFAVKVFITLVPPLALIFLVLGSIIAGIATVNQAGAIGAVGAMIMAGYRLRDGEKGAYTPAIIAIVALLAIAIVISFIGAVNIKLIQTSQDLLGLVLALIAVSLLLIAIFWSGWRTLKLEDTLRGVMVETAKTTSLVFIILLGAAMLTSAFRAFGGEDLVKDFLQGLPGGFWAQFLIVMLVIFILGFFLDFIEIAVVVVPIVAPILLADPSANVTAVWLGVMIGLNIQTSFLTPPFGFALFYLRGVAPAIVKTVDMYKGVIAFIALQLVALAIVGFNPQLVNYLPNRSTLLSETAPPPKNPRLQYCMEKIVHEDFQQNGDGILAAIQSTANVDMSYLPEDLREDLAEGFEKAQNALSLMQEIKNAEADVAAAAGDYRPIHGLVRALERDARRIDETIEELEVVVSRSGPGGIYTAEQGERAQARIDALQAEHDALLAQIPEEWNDTYATFSQIQKAENTARLTYRRNADQAYEPVLELKAILRDVDVVAGFEAELEVLKEQVAQLEPEAAVDAIAEMRSKVGSAEGTSDIRKGLTEARKIMRSRTPNAEEAIAEIDKSIAAVQADLVWRQRAASELLPQLEAYDAAVGNNIGLRQQDRLPDAMALEVAGCLSDHRDISLSF, from the coding sequence ATGGAACTTTTCTTCCTTCTTCTTCTTGTCGTGATCATGGCGTTTGCGCTTGGCTGCGGTTTTCCGGTGGCATTCGCCCTTCCAGGCGCGGCAATCATCACAATCGGACTTGCGGCCGGTGTCGGCGCACTCTTCGGCGGCGGGGCGGATGCGTTCTTCCACTCTGGCAGCGCGGCTCAATGGCTGAGTGCTGGCGTGACAAACTTCCGGGGTATTTATTGGGAAGCGGAACGAGATACGCTCATAGCGATTCCGCTTTTCGTGTTCATGGGCATCATGCTCCAGCGGTCCAAGATCGCTGAGGATCTTCTCGTGACCATGGCCCGGCTTTTCGGTCCGGTTCCAGGCGGTCTCGGCATTTCTGTTGTTTTCGTGGGCGCGCTGCTTGCGGCAACAACGGGCATCGTTGGTGCGACCGTTGTGGCGATGGGTCTGATCTCCTTGCCGGCAATGCTTCGAAACAAATATTCGGTGCCGCTGGCAACGGGTACGATCGCGGCCTCCGGGACGCTCGGACAGATTATCCCGCCTTCTATCGTTTTGATCATTTTGGCTGACCAGCTCGCAAGTGCGGTCGACCAGGCCGGGTCCATCCGGCAGGCGCTTTACAAGGACAACACTGGCGAACTTTCGATGCCGTCCGACTTCTCGGTCGTGTCGACCAGTGCCGGTGAGATGTTCCTTGGCGCGTTCTTGCCAGGCCTTGTCCTTGTTGGGCTGTACATGCTGTTCATCCTCGGCTTCGCACTTCTGAAGCCAAGCGCTGCACCTGCAGTGCATGAGGAAGGTACCTTTACCCGCCAGTTCGCGGTGAAGGTTTTCATTACACTGGTTCCACCACTGGCCCTGATCTTCCTGGTTCTGGGCTCGATCATCGCGGGTATTGCAACCGTGAACCAGGCCGGTGCAATCGGTGCAGTCGGTGCCATGATCATGGCTGGGTACAGGCTACGTGATGGTGAGAAGGGGGCATATACGCCTGCGATCATCGCGATCGTGGCGTTGCTCGCGATCGCCATCGTGATTAGCTTCATCGGTGCCGTCAACATCAAGCTGATCCAGACAAGCCAAGATCTTCTTGGTCTTGTGTTGGCTCTGATTGCGGTTTCGTTGCTGCTGATTGCGATCTTCTGGTCCGGCTGGCGCACCTTGAAGCTGGAAGACACCCTCCGTGGTGTAATGGTGGAAACTGCGAAAACAACGTCGCTGGTCTTTATCATCCTGCTTGGTGCGGCGATGCTGACATCCGCGTTCCGGGCCTTCGGTGGTGAAGACCTCGTGAAGGACTTCCTGCAGGGGCTGCCTGGCGGTTTCTGGGCGCAGTTCCTCATCGTCATGCTGGTGATCTTCATCCTTGGCTTCTTCCTCGATTTCATCGAGATTGCCGTAGTGGTCGTACCGATTGTTGCGCCGATCCTGCTTGCTGACCCGTCTGCAAACGTGACCGCGGTTTGGCTCGGTGTCATGATTGGCCTGAACATCCAGACCTCCTTCCTGACACCGCCATTTGGCTTTGCGCTGTTCTACTTGCGCGGGGTTGCGCCTGCGATCGTGAAGACGGTCGATATGTACAAGGGCGTAATCGCGTTCATTGCACTGCAGCTCGTTGCGCTCGCGATTGTCGGCTTTAATCCGCAGCTCGTGAACTATCTTCCGAACCGCTCGACCTTGTTGTCGGAGACGGCACCGCCGCCGAAGAACCCGCGTCTTCAGTACTGCATGGAAAAAATCGTTCATGAGGATTTCCAGCAGAATGGCGATGGCATTCTTGCAGCAATCCAGTCGACGGCAAACGTGGACATGAGCTACCTGCCGGAGGATCTGCGCGAAGACTTGGCCGAAGGCTTTGAAAAAGCGCAGAACGCTCTTTCGCTGATGCAGGAGATCAAGAACGCAGAAGCAGACGTTGCGGCAGCTGCGGGTGATTATCGACCAATCCATGGTCTTGTCCGGGCTCTGGAGCGGGATGCTCGCCGGATCGACGAGACAATCGAAGAGCTTGAGGTTGTCGTCAGTCGGTCTGGACCGGGAGGCATCTATACGGCGGAGCAAGGCGAACGGGCTCAGGCACGGATCGACGCTCTCCAGGCCGAGCATGATGCGCTCCTGGCTCAGATCCCTGAGGAATGGAACGACACCTATGCGACTTTCTCGCAGATCCAGAAAGCGGAAAATACGGCACGTTTGACGTACCGCCGCAATGCGGACCAAGCTTATGAGCCAGTGCTTGAGCTGAAGGCAATCCTGCGCGACGTCGACGTTGTCGCCGGTTTCGAAGCCGAACTTGAGGTTTTGAAAGAGCAGGTTGCCCAGCTGGAGCCTGAAGCTGCTGTGGACGCGATTGCCGAGATGCGGTCGAAGGTCGGGTCTGCTGAAGGCACGAGCGATATTCGCAAAGGCCTGACGGAGGCCCGCAAGATTATGCGGAGCCGCACACCGAATGCAGAAGAGGCGATTGCGGAGATCGACAAGTCGATTGCTGCAGTCCAGGCCGATCTTGTCTGGCGTCAACGTGCAGCATCGGAGCTGTTGCCGCAATTGGAGGCGTATGACGCCGCCGTTGGCAATAACATCGGTCTGCGCCAACAAGACCGTTTGCCGGACGCAATGGCTCTAGAAGTCGCCGGATGTCTCTCAGATCACAGAGATATTTCACTCAGCTTCTAA
- a CDS encoding response regulator transcription factor — protein MTSERSSHSKPLPAGKTRAFIVDDEPEIGRLLIEAMQPFDMEGEVFSTAAQMLAALESDTPDACIVDLGLPDMEGMALINEIRRHSSVPIIVLSARAHATDRVLGLELGADDYVVKPFDPREVVARIRSILRRSGGETVRAAKREETAHFADWSYKPSSHCLTSPEGEETFLSTGEATLLEALLRAPKRVLTRDYLLEHGGRDESLDRSIDVRISRIRKKLNRKDGPAHIRTIYGSGYMLTCDVRWD, from the coding sequence ATGACATCAGAACGCTCTTCGCACTCAAAGCCTTTACCAGCAGGAAAGACCCGCGCATTCATCGTCGATGACGAACCAGAAATCGGTCGTCTGTTGATTGAGGCAATGCAGCCCTTCGATATGGAAGGTGAGGTATTTTCAACTGCAGCGCAGATGCTGGCCGCTCTTGAATCCGATACACCTGATGCCTGCATTGTTGACCTTGGCCTCCCGGACATGGAGGGCATGGCTTTGATCAATGAGATCCGTCGGCACTCTTCGGTACCAATTATTGTTCTGTCTGCCCGGGCACATGCAACGGACCGGGTTCTTGGTCTGGAGCTCGGCGCAGATGACTATGTGGTCAAACCGTTCGATCCGAGAGAAGTGGTGGCACGCATTCGGTCAATTCTTCGAAGATCGGGAGGTGAAACAGTCCGTGCTGCGAAAAGGGAAGAAACCGCGCACTTTGCAGACTGGAGTTACAAACCGTCTTCCCACTGCCTGACATCTCCGGAAGGGGAAGAGACATTTTTGTCGACCGGAGAAGCAACACTCCTGGAGGCGCTCTTGCGTGCACCAAAGCGGGTACTCACACGGGATTACCTGCTTGAACACGGCGGCAGAGATGAGAGCCTCGACCGGTCCATCGACGTTCGCATTTCACGGATCCGCAAGAAACTGAATAGGAAAGACGGCCCAGCGCACATCCGGACGATTTACGGATCCGGTTACATGCTGACCTGCGATGTAAGGTGGGATTGA
- a CDS encoding PAS-domain containing protein — MFKSYRNVASSLRVRNKAVAKASIAPYCSGMEETKQLKAQIDLLQAALDHINQGFTVFDSDLRLVAWNRGLYDMLDMPESIVRRGAHLEDFIRVNAERGEYGPGDIEAKIERRIERAKLFEPHYFERIRPNGQIIAVSGTPLPQGGFVTIYSDVTEERHRQEKLERTVEERTHALQQSEDWLRLVTDNIPALIAYLSPGPVFRFANRRYADWFGHSIVSIAGRPARDIVGDELFAELEPHINRAFEGNAVSYEYQRERLDGTMAYMRSTLIPDMTIDGRTLGIFVLSLDASDQKAAEAALVQSQRMDAVGKLTGGLAHDFNNLLAIMMGNLLTLGRMEPPVGKEALDSKITPMLEAAKRGSDLIQRLLAFSRGKPVDPQKVPVSDVIGSAARLLEGSLPSSITLTIDAEDRCIGALIDPTQMETTFINMAFNARDAMPDGGSFSIALRATDLDSQQAQDLSVPAGEYAVITVADTGSGMDEDSQLKIFEPFFTTKAFGTGSGLGLSMVYGFIQQSGGAIQVRSKLGEGTALTIYLPLVRLQNAGDIGESENKASLKYGSGELLLLIEDDPDLSKTIADQLQNLGFAILKAENADDARQLALDLPELRAVLSDIIMPGQTNGLKLAREIRQNRPELGIALMTGYADWSALADNSSICEFPVLAKPFNDFQLAETLRKILQP; from the coding sequence ATGTTCAAATCTTATCGAAATGTTGCAAGTTCGCTGCGAGTGCGAAACAAGGCAGTAGCCAAAGCCTCCATCGCACCTTACTGTTCGGGTATGGAGGAGACCAAACAACTCAAAGCACAGATCGACCTGCTGCAGGCAGCTCTTGATCATATTAATCAGGGGTTTACCGTCTTCGACAGCGACCTTCGGCTGGTCGCTTGGAACCGCGGCTTGTACGACATGCTGGACATGCCGGAGAGCATTGTGCGGCGCGGTGCTCACCTGGAAGATTTTATTCGCGTTAATGCCGAACGGGGCGAATATGGCCCGGGAGACATAGAAGCGAAGATCGAACGCCGGATCGAACGCGCCAAGCTGTTCGAGCCGCATTATTTCGAACGCATCCGCCCAAACGGTCAGATCATCGCGGTTTCCGGCACGCCGCTTCCCCAAGGCGGGTTCGTGACGATCTACTCTGACGTCACCGAAGAACGGCACCGGCAGGAAAAGCTTGAACGAACTGTTGAAGAAAGAACGCACGCTTTGCAGCAGAGTGAAGACTGGCTGCGCCTCGTAACGGACAACATTCCGGCCCTCATTGCTTACCTTTCACCGGGACCGGTTTTCAGGTTTGCGAACCGCAGATACGCGGACTGGTTCGGTCATTCCATAGTGTCGATTGCCGGGCGTCCAGCGCGGGATATTGTAGGCGACGAACTGTTTGCAGAGCTTGAACCTCATATCAATCGCGCCTTTGAGGGCAACGCGGTCAGCTATGAGTATCAAAGGGAACGGCTAGATGGCACGATGGCCTATATGCGCTCAACGCTCATCCCCGATATGACCATCGACGGGCGGACACTCGGAATTTTCGTGCTGTCCCTCGACGCAAGCGATCAAAAGGCAGCGGAAGCGGCCCTGGTTCAATCCCAGCGTATGGATGCCGTCGGCAAACTGACTGGGGGGTTGGCGCACGACTTCAACAATCTCCTGGCCATTATGATGGGCAATCTTCTTACGCTTGGCCGGATGGAACCACCTGTTGGCAAGGAAGCGCTCGACAGCAAGATCACCCCAATGCTGGAGGCTGCCAAACGCGGATCTGATCTAATCCAGCGGCTACTGGCCTTCAGCCGTGGCAAGCCGGTCGATCCGCAAAAGGTTCCGGTCTCGGATGTGATTGGCTCCGCGGCGAGGCTGCTTGAAGGTTCACTTCCGTCCTCCATCACGCTCACAATAGATGCCGAAGATCGCTGCATTGGCGCTTTGATCGATCCCACCCAGATGGAAACAACGTTCATCAACATGGCCTTCAATGCGCGGGACGCGATGCCGGATGGCGGCTCGTTCTCCATCGCCTTGAGGGCAACTGATCTGGATTCCCAACAAGCCCAAGATTTGTCGGTGCCGGCGGGAGAATATGCCGTGATTACCGTTGCTGATACAGGCAGCGGTATGGATGAAGACAGTCAGCTCAAAATCTTTGAACCCTTTTTTACGACCAAGGCTTTCGGCACTGGCAGCGGCTTGGGTCTGTCAATGGTTTATGGCTTCATTCAGCAGTCCGGCGGTGCGATCCAAGTGCGTAGTAAGCTGGGAGAAGGTACAGCACTTACGATCTACCTGCCGCTTGTCAGGCTGCAGAACGCGGGTGACATCGGCGAAAGCGAAAACAAAGCATCCTTGAAATACGGCTCGGGAGAATTGCTTCTTCTGATCGAGGATGATCCGGATTTAAGCAAAACCATCGCTGATCAGCTGCAAAACCTCGGGTTCGCGATATTGAAGGCGGAAAACGCGGACGATGCCCGCCAACTTGCGCTGGATCTGCCCGAACTTCGTGCGGTGCTGAGCGACATCATCATGCCAGGGCAAACCAACGGTTTGAAGCTCGCCCGTGAGATACGCCAGAACCGGCCAGAGTTGGGGATTGCTTTGATGACGGGGTATGCGGATTGGTCTGCACTCGCTGACAACAGCAGCATTTGTGAATTTCCTGTTTTAGCTAAACCTTTTAACGACTTCCAACTTGCGGAAACACTCCGCAAAATACTGCAACCATGA
- a CDS encoding AMP-dependent synthetase/ligase: MVGSASAGQRAEDTFPKILLSNGKVFGSRTAFREKDRGIWQSWTWSEVLDEIRAFSIGLQSLGLKPKDKIAIVGANRPRLYWSMVAAQTLGAVPVPVYSDSVAEEMAYVLGHGEVRFAMVEDQEQVDKLLSMGDEVPTLEHVIYDDPRGLRDYEQENLHAFETVQETGRSLMAQNSGLEAEWVNGFSGYQGSDIAVMLYTSGTTGRPKGVMLSFDNLVISARNGNAFDNLDETEEVLAYLPMAWIGDHVFSLAQAFTAGYCVNCPESMDTIDTDRLEIAPTYFFAPPRVYENLLTRIMVQMEDAGKFKKKMFDYFMGVARKVGEKILNGEQVSFGDRLLYNIGEFCVYGPLKNRMGLTRLKVGYTAGEAIGPEIFQFFRSLGLNLKQLYGQTEASVYITLQPDGEIYGDTVGKPAPDVELKIADNGEVMYRSPGVFVGYFKNDEATASTKTPDGWVHTGDAGIIADNGHLKIIDRAKDVGKLNDGALFAPKYIENKLKFFPNIKEVVAFGHERDMVTVFINIDLTSVGSWAERNNVNYASYQELASNPEVYAMIESHVDHVNRDLAGEPMMAGAQIKRFLVLHKELDADDGELTRTQKVRRSFIADRYAPLIDALYDGSTSKHVRTEVTFEDGRKGAIEATVEIRDMKTYEPGAGFQEAAE; encoded by the coding sequence ATGGTAGGGTCGGCCAGCGCTGGACAGCGTGCGGAGGACACCTTTCCGAAAATCCTTCTGAGCAATGGGAAGGTTTTCGGGTCTCGGACCGCGTTCCGGGAAAAGGATCGGGGGATCTGGCAAAGCTGGACCTGGTCCGAGGTGCTCGATGAAATCCGTGCTTTTTCAATCGGACTGCAATCCTTGGGGCTCAAGCCCAAGGACAAAATCGCAATTGTCGGGGCAAATCGGCCACGGCTTTACTGGTCGATGGTGGCTGCTCAAACTCTGGGCGCTGTGCCGGTACCCGTGTATTCCGACTCGGTTGCGGAGGAGATGGCGTACGTCCTCGGCCATGGGGAAGTCCGATTTGCAATGGTCGAAGACCAGGAGCAGGTCGACAAGCTCCTCAGCATGGGAGATGAAGTCCCAACGCTTGAACATGTGATCTATGATGATCCGCGCGGGCTCCGCGATTATGAACAAGAGAATCTGCACGCCTTCGAAACCGTCCAGGAGACTGGGCGCAGCCTGATGGCTCAGAACTCTGGCCTTGAAGCCGAGTGGGTCAATGGTTTCTCCGGATATCAAGGCAGCGACATCGCAGTGATGTTGTACACCTCAGGAACAACCGGGCGTCCGAAGGGGGTGATGCTTTCGTTTGACAATTTGGTAATATCGGCACGCAACGGAAACGCGTTCGATAACCTGGATGAAACGGAAGAGGTTCTCGCTTATCTGCCGATGGCCTGGATTGGGGACCACGTGTTCTCTCTCGCCCAGGCATTTACAGCCGGGTACTGCGTAAATTGCCCGGAAAGCATGGATACGATCGATACCGATCGCCTCGAGATTGCCCCGACCTATTTCTTTGCTCCGCCGCGTGTTTATGAAAACCTGCTGACCCGGATCATGGTCCAGATGGAAGACGCGGGTAAGTTCAAGAAAAAGATGTTCGACTATTTCATGGGTGTTGCCCGGAAAGTCGGCGAGAAAATCCTGAATGGCGAGCAGGTCTCGTTTGGCGACCGTCTCCTTTACAACATCGGAGAGTTCTGCGTTTACGGTCCGCTGAAAAACCGGATGGGCCTGACGCGTCTGAAAGTTGGTTACACGGCGGGCGAAGCGATTGGTCCGGAGATCTTCCAGTTCTTCCGGTCGCTGGGTCTCAATCTCAAGCAGCTCTACGGCCAGACCGAGGCCAGTGTTTACATCACACTTCAGCCGGATGGTGAGATCTACGGCGATACAGTCGGCAAGCCGGCGCCGGACGTCGAACTCAAGATCGCCGACAACGGCGAGGTCATGTATCGGTCACCAGGCGTATTTGTCGGCTATTTCAAGAACGATGAAGCGACGGCCAGCACCAAAACACCGGATGGCTGGGTACATACGGGCGACGCTGGCATTATTGCCGATAATGGCCACCTGAAAATTATCGATCGTGCCAAGGACGTGGGCAAACTCAATGATGGGGCCTTGTTTGCTCCGAAATACATCGAGAACAAGCTGAAGTTCTTCCCGAACATCAAGGAGGTTGTCGCCTTCGGCCATGAACGGGACATGGTGACCGTGTTCATCAATATCGATTTGACATCAGTGGGATCTTGGGCCGAGCGGAACAACGTCAACTATGCATCCTATCAGGAGCTGGCGTCCAACCCGGAAGTCTATGCGATGATCGAAAGCCACGTTGATCACGTCAACCGGGATCTTGCCGGAGAGCCGATGATGGCCGGTGCTCAGATCAAGCGGTTCCTGGTTTTGCATAAAGAACTGGACGCCGATGATGGCGAGTTAACCCGGACACAGAAGGTTCGCCGTTCATTCATTGCGGATCGTTACGCCCCGCTAATCGATGCCCTTTATGACGGTTCGACCAGCAAGCACGTGCGCACGGAAGTCACCTTCGAAGACGGGCGCAAGGGCGCCATTGAGGCGACTGTCGAAATTCGCGACATGAAGACCTACGAGCCCGGTGCAGGGTTCCAGGAGGCAGCCGAATGA
- a CDS encoding ABC transporter ATP-binding protein: protein MNALVSEKELSPAAAGAPAAGEELLRVDNVSLSFGGVKAITNISFDILKGEIRAIIGPNGAGKTSMLNVINGFYHPQEGTITWQGKVRRKMKPYEAASNGIARTFQNVALFKGMTTLDNIMSGRSLKMHKNFFWQLMWRGPAENEEIEHRKKVEDIIDFLEIQAIRKTPVGRLPYGLQKRVELGRALAMEPDLLLLDEPMAGMNLEEKEDMSRFIIDVNQEFGTTIALIEHDMGVVMDLSDRVVVLDYGKKIADGPPEEVQASQAVIDAYLGVSH, encoded by the coding sequence ATGAACGCTCTAGTATCAGAGAAAGAACTTTCACCGGCTGCGGCTGGAGCACCTGCCGCGGGTGAAGAGCTCTTGCGCGTGGACAACGTATCCTTGTCGTTCGGCGGCGTGAAAGCGATCACCAACATCTCTTTCGACATCCTGAAAGGGGAAATCCGCGCCATCATCGGTCCGAACGGGGCCGGTAAGACCTCAATGTTGAACGTTATCAACGGGTTCTATCATCCGCAGGAAGGCACCATTACCTGGCAGGGCAAAGTGCGCCGAAAGATGAAACCGTATGAGGCGGCCAGCAATGGCATCGCCCGGACCTTCCAGAACGTTGCGCTGTTCAAAGGCATGACGACGCTGGACAACATCATGTCCGGTCGGTCCTTGAAGATGCACAAAAACTTCTTCTGGCAGCTGATGTGGCGGGGACCTGCGGAAAACGAGGAGATCGAACACCGCAAAAAGGTCGAGGACATCATCGATTTTCTCGAGATCCAGGCGATCCGCAAAACGCCGGTTGGCCGCTTGCCTTATGGCCTGCAAAAGCGGGTCGAGCTGGGCCGTGCGCTTGCCATGGAGCCCGATCTTCTTCTCCTGGACGAGCCGATGGCCGGCATGAACCTTGAAGAAAAAGAAGACATGAGCCGCTTCATCATCGATGTGAATCAGGAATTTGGAACAACCATCGCCCTGATTGAACACGATATGGGTGTTGTCATGGATCTCTCCGACCGTGTCGTCGTGCTCGACTACGGCAAGAAGATCGCGGACGGTCCTCCCGAGGAAGTTCAGGCCAGCCAGGCAGTTATCGACGCTTATCTCGGTGTGAGCCACTAA